In Macrobrachium rosenbergii isolate ZJJX-2024 chromosome 16, ASM4041242v1, whole genome shotgun sequence, a single genomic region encodes these proteins:
- the LOC136846955 gene encoding uncharacterized protein: protein MVFQAAAPPLSRAEFTCSVRYLPAGKTLQQTPLQGQVERSAAWPEQTYGALVVPGELVTEDRHTPSLQRLRKRGGKFTPCKRIVHGKSTIFTPPELSSATHVFVRIDAVHPPLTRPYKGPFRVLERNSKAFLLALPGKDDWVSIDRLKPAFLMESTDAVAAPSPPSRTSPRPHPRKLRACGRPRKGPPATAAKQPHAWEAPPLSSRSRGTLQRPSRYAD from the exons atggtcttccaggcagcagcgccacctctcagccgtgccgaattcacctgctccgtcaggtacctcccggcaggAAAAACCCTGCAGCAGACGCCTCTCCAGGGTcaagttgaacgcagtgcagcttggc ccgaacaaacctaCGGGGCCCTTGTGGTCCCGGGcgagcttgtgacagaagatcgccacaccccatcactgcagaggctccgcaaGCGTGGCGGCAAGTTCACCCCATGCAAGCGCATCGTACACGGCAAATCAACCATCTTCACACCGCcagagctgtcatccgccacccatgtcttcgtcaggatCGATGCCGTccacccgccactgaccaggccctacaaaggccccttccgcgtgctggagcgaaacagcaaggcgttcctgctggcactccctgggaaagacgactgggtttcaatagaccgcttaaagcccgccttcctgatGGAGAGCACCGATGCCGTTGCAGCACCCTCCCCACCCAGCCGCACTTCGCCACGCCCACACCCCCGCAAACTGCGGGCATGCGGCCGGCCCAGGAAGGGCCCGCCCGCAACAGCAGCCAAGCAGCCTCACGCGTGGGAGGCCCCTCCGTTGTCTTCAAgaagccgcggcacccttcagcgtcccagcagatatgCAGATTAA